From Acidothermus cellulolyticus 11B, a single genomic window includes:
- the cobT gene encoding nicotinate-nucleotide--dimethylbenzimidazole phosphoribosyltransferase — MRTAPDLDVTAIEAARRREAELTKPAGSLGRLEELAIWLCGVQGRCPPDPLDRITLVIFAGDHGVAEVGASAYPPAVTAQMVANFLAGGAAANVLASQAGVRLRVADVSVAGDHPWPDAVRRWHVANGSGRIDVTDAIPVETAVTAMAAGRAIADEEIDAGTDLLIAGDMGIGNTTPAAALIGVLTGRTAGEVTGRGTGVDDQAFARKRAMVTAAIRRGTPWRDDPVRLVAAIGGADLAAMAGFLAEAADRRTPVVLDGVVTGAAALLAERLTPGARRWWVAGHRSTEPGHAIALAELGLPPILDVGLRLGEGTGALLAVPILRAAAATLTHMATFASAGVSGRYPPPGASRDDSAPATGADHPPGASATRSNAVAEP, encoded by the coding sequence GTGAGGACGGCGCCTGACCTTGATGTAACGGCCATCGAAGCGGCCCGCCGCCGGGAAGCGGAGCTGACCAAGCCGGCAGGATCCCTCGGCCGCCTCGAAGAGCTGGCGATCTGGCTCTGCGGCGTCCAAGGCCGCTGCCCGCCGGACCCGCTCGACCGGATCACGCTGGTCATCTTCGCTGGTGATCACGGGGTTGCTGAGGTCGGCGCCTCGGCGTACCCACCCGCGGTCACCGCGCAGATGGTGGCGAACTTTCTCGCCGGGGGTGCGGCGGCCAACGTCCTCGCGAGCCAGGCCGGGGTGCGGCTGCGGGTTGCCGACGTGTCCGTCGCCGGGGATCACCCCTGGCCGGACGCCGTCCGCCGATGGCACGTCGCGAACGGCTCCGGACGGATCGACGTCACCGACGCGATTCCCGTTGAGACGGCGGTGACGGCGATGGCGGCCGGCCGGGCCATCGCCGACGAGGAGATCGACGCGGGTACGGACCTGCTGATCGCCGGGGACATGGGGATCGGCAACACCACTCCGGCGGCAGCGCTCATCGGCGTCCTCACCGGGCGGACCGCCGGCGAGGTTACCGGCCGCGGCACCGGCGTCGACGACCAGGCATTCGCCCGCAAGCGCGCAATGGTTACGGCGGCGATTCGCCGGGGCACGCCATGGCGGGACGACCCGGTACGCCTGGTCGCGGCGATCGGCGGGGCAGATCTGGCGGCGATGGCTGGTTTTCTTGCCGAGGCCGCTGATCGTCGTACGCCGGTGGTGCTCGACGGCGTGGTGACCGGAGCGGCGGCGCTGCTGGCCGAACGGCTCACCCCGGGGGCACGCCGGTGGTGGGTCGCCGGTCACCGGTCGACCGAGCCCGGGCATGCCATCGCGCTTGCCGAGCTCGGACTTCCGCCGATCCTGGACGTCGGCCTCCGGCTGGGCGAAGGCACCGGCGCGCTCCTCGCTGTCCCGATACTGCGGGCCGCGGCGGCTACGCTCACCCACATGGCGACCTTCGCTTCGGCTGGAGTAAGCGGCCGGTATCCGCCGCCGGGGGCAAGCCGGGACGATTCGGCTCCGGCGACCGGCGCCGACCACCCACCGGGGGCCAGTGCGACCCGTTCCAATGCGGTCGCGGAACCGTGA